One Pseudoalteromonas rubra genomic window, TGTTTTTGCAGGTCAATGATCTCACGGATTGAATGCTTAGCCAGTGCCAGCAGCTCATCCAGTTCTTCGAATGAGAAAGGTTCGCCCTCGGCCGTGCCTTGCACTTCAATCAGTTTGCCGGTTTCCGTCATGATCACGTTCATGTCGGTCTCAGCTTCTGAATCTTCCAGATATTCCAGATCGGTAATGGCTTCGCCGTTGTAAACACCCACAGAGATAGCTGCGATCATAAACTTCAGCGGGTTAGCATTGATCATGCCCTTGGCACGCATGTGTGTCAGTGCGTCAACCAGTGCCACACAAGCACCGCTGATCGATGCGGTACGTGTACCCCCGTCTGCCTGTAACACATCACAATCGATGGTAATGGTGTTTTCACCCAATGCGCTCAGGTCAACCGCAGCACGCAATGCACGGGCGATCAGACGTTGGATCTCCATGGTACGTCCGCCCTGCTTACCTTTTGCCGCTTCACGGCCATTACGCGTGTGAGTAGAACGCGGAAGCATCCCGTATTCTGCAGTGATCCAGCCTTTGCCCTGGCCTTTCATAAAACGCGGTACACCCGCTTCTACCGTGGCAGTACACAACACCTTAGTGTTGCCGAACTCTACCAGCACCGAGCCCTCGGCATGCATAGTATAGTTACGTGTAAAAGTTACCGGTCTGATTTGATTTGCAGTTCTTTCGCTTGGACGCATCCACCTTCCCCTATCATCAAAGTTTCGCGATATTATAAAGGGTTCCCAGGCGCTATGCCATGCGGATCGCGAATAATTCACATCCAGCCACTAGAGCTGGGCGATGTTTCAGCTATAATGGCGATGTTTCGTTCATGGCGATGTGTGTGTTCACCAACGACAGCGCTGTACCTTAGGTAGCCACATGCAGACACGCCGCAACCTTAGATTAAATTAGGAACTTATATGATCCATAGTATGACCGCTTATGCCCGTAAAGAGATCAAGGGCGACTGGGGCACCGGTGTGTGGGAGATCCGCTCCGTCAACCAACGCTATCTTGAAACCTTTATCCGCGCACCGGAACAGTTCCGCGGCCTGGAACCGGTCATTCGCGAGCGCCTGCGCAAACACTTACAGCGCGGTAAAGTGGAAGTATTTTTGAAGTTCACCGCCAACCCGGCGCACGTAGGTCAGCTGTCGATCAACGAAACCCTGAGTAAGCAGCTGATCGAAAATGCCAAGTGGGTGCAGTCGCACAGCGGTGGCGAGATAAACCCAACAGACATCCTGCGCTGGCCAGGCGTCATGGAAGCCGAAGAAGTGGATCTGGACACAGTGAACAGCGAGCTGTTAAAAGGCTTTGATGCCCTGGTTGAAGAATTTAAAGCAGCGCGCGCAAGCGAAGGTAACAACCTGGAAACCATGATCACCACCCGCCTGGATAGTATTCTGGAGCAGGTTGCCGTTGTTGAAGGCCATATGCCAGAAGTGGCTAAATGGCAGCGTGAAAAACTCACCGCTAAGCTGGAAGACCTGAAAGCCGAAATCGACGAGAACCGCCTGGAGCAGGAGCTAATTTACCTGGCGCAAAAACAGGACGTGGCAGAAGAACTCGACCGCCTCAAGTCACACGTTAAAGAAACCCATAAGATCCTGAAAAAAGGCGGCGCCTGTGGCCGACGTCTGGACTTTATGATGCAAGAGTTCAACCGCGAGTCCAACACCCTGGCGTCTAAATCAATCAATACCGAGATCACCAACGCCGCCGTTGAACTCAAGGTACTGATTGAGCAAATGCGCGAACAGATCCAGAATATTGAGTGATTTAAACTAAACTCGTTGAAAAGCCCCAGCTGTTGGGGCTTTTTTGTTCAACACTCCCGCGCTTAATTTCCACTGCCGCCCTTCGTGGAGATATAACATAATGATTCTTAACTCTTTAATGAATGCCCAATGTTTTAAGGGCGTGTGCAAAGCTGCTGAAACGTTCACTAAACCTGGTTGCGGGTACTCCCGCCATCAATACCCTGATCTCATCGATTTGCGCTTGCGTAGGCTGGCTAAATGAACGGTTATAGTCATCCCCCCAATTCGCCAGCTCTGATTTAATCTGACCTTCATCAAACATAGAAACGACCTGTTCGTTTGACATTAGCATCAGTAAAAATACCACTCTTTCCCACTTATTGATTTGATGAGACAGCGCGACACATGCTCGTGCGGTATGCGGATGTTCTGAGCCACAAATGATATCCATCAACGCTTTCGCATTCAGGTAGACCCGTGTTTTTACCATCAGCCTTGCCGACTCCTTACATACTGAAGGAGAGGGATCTCTTAGCCCGTTCAACAGATATACCAAACGATTATGAGAGTCTAACTTCAACAGACTGTTTAGCGCCTGTTTTCTGAGAGAGGGTGTACCATGCTGATGAAAGTATTTTATTTTATCCAAATCACCAACACACTTAAGATAGCCAAGCCCCCAGATAGCCGCCTTAGTACTTATGTCTTTAGTAAGATGCTCCCTGTAAAATGCCACAACATCATTACCATTTGCCTGACAGTGCTTTACAGCCAGCTCACGTACCGAGGAATGGCGATCAACTAACCCTTTTTCAGCCACCTGAGCATTGTTGGTGTCCATTAATAGGTGCTTTAATACGGCTTTTCGGATTGGCATAAACTTATCATTTAATAAGCTTAGGTAGTGCTTCTCCAGCACTTGTGGATAGTGAATACCAGACCAGCGAAAAGCATGGGCTCTGACTAAAACATCTTTACTCGAAAAAGCCATAGGCAACAATGTTTGGGCATCAACAACCTGATGTTCAATGACTAAATTCAAGCAGAGCCTGGCCACATAACTGTTTGCGCTTTGCACAGCTGCCAACAAATGGCCTCGGTTTGTTTCTGTTAACAGCAAAGCCTCCACTTGCCGAATAACATCTTGATGATTGGCTCTGTGGCAATCCTGTAGATGATATACTTGAGGAAGACACTGAATAATGGCCTCAACATTTTCATCTACCATCAAGTAGCTCAACGCTTTTACTGCCGCATATCGAACTTGAGGCACCCAATCATTCACGCGAATAATTAGACAGGGAAAAGCCACCGGGTCGCCCATCATACCTAACCTTAAAACGGCATTTTCTCGTTTGTGACCGTCATGATCCTGACTCAACTTAATAAGCTCTTCAATAGTCGCTACCTGTTCAGGCTGAGTATTTCTATTTAAGGTTATTTTTTTCAACTGACTGAATAATTGCTGCAAGTCATACACAATAGTGCCTTTTTAAATATGCCCGGTTAATCTGTCGGCTAGCCTAACGCAACAAGGCATAACAATAAACTCCGCTAAGTCTACTGTGGTTTTCCTCTGGATTTTTAGCTGACACCCACTGGTAAATTCACAGACCAATTGTGAGCAGTTTCAAAGTCGAACGTGCCTCAAAGCTTTTACGCTAGTTTGGGGGGCTGTCCATGTTACTCATGTTGCTCTTCACGGCTTTACAGAAAAAGAAACCAGCCTGAGCGCGCAATGGCTGCCGAAATGTTTAATTAGGTTGGTTATAGTTAGCATATTTCATGCGTCCCAGCTGGTTGCTTCAAAACCAGCCTAACCAGTCTTGATAACTCGCAGCAACAATTCCATGTGTAAAGCATAAAAACTGCTAGCACAGGTTATTAGCTGATTGTCCAGCGCTATTCACGGACTAAAGCAAGATTATGTATATCTTCATAAAAAAAGCGCTGAACGCGCTTTTTGTTTTAGCAATTAAGCTGGCTTTAGCCGCCACTGTTTTTTGGCGGAACAGGATGCACAGCCTGGGCACGATCAGGGACATCAGGGCTACTAATACCACCTCCTCCAACCGTTTTTCTTAAGTCATCTTTCGACAATCGTTTCATGGTTTAAAACCCTCCTTAATTGATTCAAAAAGTTAACTAAGCTGACTTCTTGACACCTAAAAATTTACTCCTTACAAAAAACACGACTCAAAAAAGCATGCTTGACCTCAATCTTCATGTTGCTCACATAAGAGCATTAGCAGCTTAATGTCTCAGTACTGACTGTGTATAAAATGAAAACTCAGCTAGCGCCTTCATGATTAAACTCGCTATCCCTTACCGGCGCATTAATAGCAAATACCAGCAAAGCAAGGCTCAAAATCACATGGATTGCTAACATAATATTGTCTCGTAGATAGAGTTTGAACGGTACAGAGTCAATCAGATAACTCTTGTAAGCCAGTATTTCTATCCATGTAATAAAATTAACTACACACATCAAAGCGAGTAATAGAAGTATACAGCACTCTTGTATGGATAAAGTTTGGCGTTTGTAGACAGTAAGAAAGTACTCAGAGCCCAACCATGTATACAGTTTATATGCAAAACTTCTTCTGTAGACTACGGGGATAAGAAACATCAAACTCACGAAGATATCCGCAATATAATAGTGTGTAGTCCATTGCAACGTAATTGGTAAAGTCGCCAATTCAAACGTTTCAAAAAGGCCATAAGTCAATAGAAACCATCTCGCTGTGGCAATGTTCCAACAAAGAATCAAACCCAACAAAATCATTGCAATAGGGGCATATTCCATAACCGCATATATTTCATTCATGGATCACTCCTTTTCTGGCTTTTCATCGGGTGAAGGACTTTGCTCTTCAAGATCGGTGAGTTTAAGTACACCAGTTAAATCTTTACCAAAAACCAGAAACAGCTCGAACATCTGGGCGTAACTCATATCGGTTTTGCCGGATTCATAGTTACTGATGGTGGCCTGGTCAACACCAAGCCGCCTGGCCAGCTCTTGCTGGGACCAGCCTCTGTGATGTCTCAACTGGCGGATTGAGCGCTGCACATAGCGCCTGAAGTTCTCCACTTTGTGATTGCGCTTATCAGGACTGTTCTTCACGCGCATGCATCTCCCTATTTATTCTTGAGGCTAACCTAGCAAGCCACACTACAAAATAAAACATTTTAGAAACAAAATTAACACACCCAACTACCTTTTATGAATACTTTTATAACCTGTTCCACTTTGCATCCGTGTTTATCTTCACCCCGGTAACAACACCCAAACCTGAACCCTGAGCGGCAAACCTTACCTTTATTTGCCCTCACTCATTGACCTGTCTATAACTTCATAGTTTATCGTTTCGTTTGTTACCGCCTGACCGCGCTTATTGTTGGCCAGTCTGGCATATGTAAAAGAGGAGCCGGGTTTGGTGTATCGGATTTCTGAATTGGCGGCACAGCTGGGTTTGTCGCGCTCTACTTTGTTGTATTACGAAAAGCGGGGGCTGATCTGTGGCAACCGGGCCAACAATGGTTATCGGGTTTATGGCGAGCGAGACTTACAAAAGCTCAGACTGCTGCAACAGCTACAGGCTGGCGGACTAACGCTGAGTGAATGCAAACAGGCGCTGGAGGCCAAGCTAGATCGCACCGTGCTCAGCAACAGGCTCGCTGAGCTGGAAAGCGAAATTGCACATAAGCAGCAGGCGCATACTTTGCTGTCTGCCCTGCTTGGGCGCGGTTCACTGCGCGACTGGCATGCACAGGCCAATAAACTGGCACCCGATGCACACAGAAACTGGCTTGAACAACAAGGGTTTGATGAACAACAAACCCTGTATTTAAAATGGTTATCAAAAGACATGAACGAACACGACACTTATATGGCCGACTTTATGGCGGTCTTTCATCAGTTAGAACGCTGGGGGCCCGGCAGTAATACCGATACACGTAAGGCGTTAACGCACATTCCTTTTACACCGCACACCGTGCTGGACATCGGCTGTGGTAAGGGCTTTGCTACTGAGTTACTCGCACAGGAGACACAAGCGCAGATCACGGCGGTGGATAATGAAGCGCAGGCAATCGATAGCCTGGCGGCGCGACTAAAACACGCGGAACTGGACGAACGTGTCACCCCTCTGTGTGCCAGTATGACTGCTTTGCCCTTTCAGAGCGGCAGCTTTGATCTGCTCTGGGCCGAAAGCTCCGCTTACATAATGGGCTTTGAAGCGGCACTAAATGCCTGGCGTCCCTTACTGCGCTCAGCAGGCTGCCTGATGGTCAGCGATTTGGTGTGGTTAAACGAGACGCCCTCTCAGGAGGCAATCACCTTCTGGCAACAGGAATACCCGGATATGCAAACAGTTGCTGTACGACTGGCACAGATTGAGCAGGCCGGTTTTCGGGTCTTAAGCCACTTTACGCTGAGTGAGCAGGCCTGGGCAGACTATTATGTGCCGCTCAAAGCTGAGGTTACACAACGACTGAGCCACCAGCCAGATTCCGCTGCGCTTCAGGACATGGCCCGGGAAATTGCCATCTACGAGCGTTATCTGGGCGAGTTTGGCTACCAGGTGTTTGTGCTGCAACGCAGCGATTGAACATGATGAGGCTGGTAAGTTAGGTGATATGGCTTTAAAATAACTCTTTTGGACAACCAGCGGTGTTGCAACGTTCACATCGCTGTACTGCAACCCTATAGGTCTGACGTATGCCACATCAAAATCGCGGTAATTTGTTTATTCTTTCAGCGCCCTCTGGTGCCGGAAAGTCAAGTTTGATTAAAGCCCTGCTGGAAAGACAAGATAAAGTCAGGGTCTCGGTGTCACATACAACTCGCGCGCCTCGCCCGGGAGAGCATAATGGCGAGCACTACCATTTTGTCTCGGTGGATGAGTTTAAAGCGCTTATCAACCAGAATGACTTTTTCGAATGGGCGCAGGTTTTTGATAACTACTACGGCACCTCTAAACAGGCCATCGAAAACCAGCTTGCACAGGGTATTGACGTGTTCCTGGACATTGACTGGCAAGGTGCCCGTCAGGTTCGCGAGCTGCTGCCTGAAGTAAAAACCATCTTCATTCTGCCGCCGTCAAAGCAGGCACTGGAAGAGCGTTTGAATAACCGAGGGCAGGACTCTCAGGAAATCATTGCCTCGCGTATGGAGCAAGCCAAATCTGAATGCTCTCACTACAATGAATTCGACTATCTACTGGTCAATGATGACTTTGAGACTGCGCTGAATGAACTGGAGCACATCGTCGTGGCTGCGCGTCTGGAGCTGAAAAAGCAACAGTTGAGCCAGCAGGCATTGATAGCCGAACTGCTAAAGTAAGTCACATCGGCGGCCGACTGTTCGGGGTTTCGCACTGGCAGCAAAGATTGCTGCCATATAAAGCCATAACGACCCGATATTTTTTAACCATATACTTGGCGAATCCGGCGCTTTTTAGTAGACTAGCCCTTTGCTAAATGTATTGAATTTTTTGGAGTGCTTCGATGGCTCGCGTAACAGTAGAAGACGCAGTAGATAAAATTGGTAACCGTTTCGACCTAATTCTTGTTGCAGCGCGTCGCGCTCGTCAGATTGCAGTCGGTGGTAAAGACCCTCTGGTTGAAGCTGAAAATGACAAGCCAACCGTAATCGCATTACGCGAAATCGAAAAAGGCATGGTCACCAGCGATTCACTGGACATGATCGATCGCGAAGAGCAACAAACTCAGGAAGCTGCAGAGCTTGCTGCTGTTGCTGCAATTGTGGGTGGCAATCGCTAATCCACTGCGACCAGTACGACAATAACGCCAGCTTTTTAGCTGGCGTTATTGTTTCTACAGTACAGGTCACTGAACACCTCTATCTAGACTAATAAATGTGTTAGTCGATTGGCTTCGACGTCAATTCATCGTATATTCAGTACTTAACTTATTATTAATACCAATCAAATGTCATACCGACCAGGGTAAAGGTGTTATAGCCTGACTGCAGGTAGGTTAATACGCGTTTGATATAACTTCGCTGGAACATTGGAGTGTGAATGTATCTGTTTGAAGGCTTAAAGAAAAAAATATCAGAGTATCTGTCACCCGAAGATGTGGAACTGGTGCAAAAAGCCTACGTGGTTGCCCGCGAAGCGCATGAAGGGCAAACCCGCTCCAGCGGCGAGCCTTATATTACTCACCCTGTTGAAGTCACCCAGATCCTGGCCAGTATGAAGCTGGACCACGAAACACTGATGGCAGCATTGATGCATGATGTGATCGAAGACACCGACTTCAGCCAGACCGATCTCGCCGAAATCTTCGGTGATACAGTTGCCGAACTGGTGGCGGGTGTTAGTAAGCTGGACAAACTCGACTTTAAAGATAAAAAAGAGTTTCAGGCCGAAAACTACCGTAAAATGATCATGGCCATGACCCAGGATATCCGGGTGATCCTCATCAAACTGGCTGACCGCACCCACAACATGCGCACGCTAGGCTTTTTACGTCCGGAAAAACGCCGCCGGATAGCCCGTGAAACCCTGGAAATCTTTGCCCCTATCGCCAATCGTCTTGGTATCCATGACATTAAGAACGAACTTGAAGACCTGGGCTTTTCGGCCTTATACCCCATGCGTCACAGAGCACTCAAATCAGAAGTGGCCAAAGCGCGGGGTAACCGTAAAGAAGTGATTAGCAATATCCAGTCAGAGATAGAGTCTCGCCTGGAAGAAGCAGGCATTGATGCGTCGGTCAGTGGCCGTGAAAAGCACCTGTACAGCATTTATAAAAAGATGCTCAACAAAGAGCTGCTGTTCAACGAAGTGATGGACATTTACGCTTTTCGCATCAACGTCAACAGCATAGATACCTGCTACCGGGTGCTGGGTGTGGCACACAACCTTTACAAGCCCATAGAAACCCGTTTTAAAGACTACATTGCTGTACCTAAGACCAATGGCTATCAGTCACTGCATACCTCTTTGGTCGGGCCGCATGGTATTCCGGTAGAGATCCAAATTCGCACCCATGATATGGATCATATGGCTGATAAAGGGGTTGCAGCGCACTGGATGTATAAAAAGTCCGGCGACACGGCGGGCCATACCGCACAGCAACGCGCCAGACAATGGATGCAAAGCCTGCTTGAGTTACAACAAAGTGCTGGCTCATCGTTTGAGTTTGTCGAAAACGTGAAGACCGAGCTGTTCCCGGAAGAAATTTATGTCTTTACGCCGGATGGGCGCATCATTGAATTACCTATGGGCGCAACAGCCGTCGACTTTGCCTATGCCGTTCATACCGACGTCGGTAACACCTGTGTTGGCGCGCGCGTTAACCGTAAGCCTTATCCACTCAGCAAAGCGCTGGACACCGGGCAAACTGTTGAGGTGATCACCAGTTCTGGTGCACACCCCAATGCCACCTGGTTAAACTTTATTGTCACAGGTAAAGCGCGCTTGGGAGTACGTAACTACCTTAAGAGCCAGCACCAGGAAGAGTCTATCCTGCTGGGTC contains:
- a CDS encoding YicC/YloC family endoribonuclease, translating into MIHSMTAYARKEIKGDWGTGVWEIRSVNQRYLETFIRAPEQFRGLEPVIRERLRKHLQRGKVEVFLKFTANPAHVGQLSINETLSKQLIENAKWVQSHSGGEINPTDILRWPGVMEAEEVDLDTVNSELLKGFDALVEEFKAARASEGNNLETMITTRLDSILEQVAVVEGHMPEVAKWQREKLTAKLEDLKAEIDENRLEQELIYLAQKQDVAEELDRLKSHVKETHKILKKGGACGRRLDFMMQEFNRESNTLASKSINTEITNAAVELKVLIEQMREQIQNIE
- a CDS encoding helix-turn-helix transcriptional regulator, giving the protein MRVKNSPDKRNHKVENFRRYVQRSIRQLRHHRGWSQQELARRLGVDQATISNYESGKTDMSYAQMFELFLVFGKDLTGVLKLTDLEEQSPSPDEKPEKE
- a CDS encoding MerR family transcriptional regulator, coding for MYRISELAAQLGLSRSTLLYYEKRGLICGNRANNGYRVYGERDLQKLRLLQQLQAGGLTLSECKQALEAKLDRTVLSNRLAELESEIAHKQQAHTLLSALLGRGSLRDWHAQANKLAPDAHRNWLEQQGFDEQQTLYLKWLSKDMNEHDTYMADFMAVFHQLERWGPGSNTDTRKALTHIPFTPHTVLDIGCGKGFATELLAQETQAQITAVDNEAQAIDSLAARLKHAELDERVTPLCASMTALPFQSGSFDLLWAESSAYIMGFEAALNAWRPLLRSAGCLMVSDLVWLNETPSQEAITFWQQEYPDMQTVAVRLAQIEQAGFRVLSHFTLSEQAWADYYVPLKAEVTQRLSHQPDSAALQDMAREIAIYERYLGEFGYQVFVLQRSD
- the gmk gene encoding guanylate kinase, coding for MPHQNRGNLFILSAPSGAGKSSLIKALLERQDKVRVSVSHTTRAPRPGEHNGEHYHFVSVDEFKALINQNDFFEWAQVFDNYYGTSKQAIENQLAQGIDVFLDIDWQGARQVRELLPEVKTIFILPPSKQALEERLNNRGQDSQEIIASRMEQAKSECSHYNEFDYLLVNDDFETALNELEHIVVAARLELKKQQLSQQALIAELLK
- the rph gene encoding ribonuclease PH produces the protein MRPSERTANQIRPVTFTRNYTMHAEGSVLVEFGNTKVLCTATVEAGVPRFMKGQGKGWITAEYGMLPRSTHTRNGREAAKGKQGGRTMEIQRLIARALRAAVDLSALGENTITIDCDVLQADGGTRTASISGACVALVDALTHMRAKGMINANPLKFMIAAISVGVYNGEAITDLEYLEDSEAETDMNVIMTETGKLIEVQGTAEGEPFSFEELDELLALAKHSIREIIDLQKQALA
- the rpoZ gene encoding DNA-directed RNA polymerase subunit omega, with protein sequence MARVTVEDAVDKIGNRFDLILVAARRARQIAVGGKDPLVEAENDKPTVIALREIEKGMVTSDSLDMIDREEQQTQEAAELAAVAAIVGGNR
- a CDS encoding HEAT repeat domain-containing protein, with product MYDLQQLFSQLKKITLNRNTQPEQVATIEELIKLSQDHDGHKRENAVLRLGMMGDPVAFPCLIIRVNDWVPQVRYAAVKALSYLMVDENVEAIIQCLPQVYHLQDCHRANHQDVIRQVEALLLTETNRGHLLAAVQSANSYVARLCLNLVIEHQVVDAQTLLPMAFSSKDVLVRAHAFRWSGIHYPQVLEKHYLSLLNDKFMPIRKAVLKHLLMDTNNAQVAEKGLVDRHSSVRELAVKHCQANGNDVVAFYREHLTKDISTKAAIWGLGYLKCVGDLDKIKYFHQHGTPSLRKQALNSLLKLDSHNRLVYLLNGLRDPSPSVCKESARLMVKTRVYLNAKALMDIICGSEHPHTARACVALSHQINKWERVVFLLMLMSNEQVVSMFDEGQIKSELANWGDDYNRSFSQPTQAQIDEIRVLMAGVPATRFSERFSSFAHALKTLGIH
- the spoT gene encoding bifunctional GTP diphosphokinase/guanosine-3',5'-bis pyrophosphate 3'-pyrophosphohydrolase, which gives rise to MYLFEGLKKKISEYLSPEDVELVQKAYVVAREAHEGQTRSSGEPYITHPVEVTQILASMKLDHETLMAALMHDVIEDTDFSQTDLAEIFGDTVAELVAGVSKLDKLDFKDKKEFQAENYRKMIMAMTQDIRVILIKLADRTHNMRTLGFLRPEKRRRIARETLEIFAPIANRLGIHDIKNELEDLGFSALYPMRHRALKSEVAKARGNRKEVISNIQSEIESRLEEAGIDASVSGREKHLYSIYKKMLNKELLFNEVMDIYAFRINVNSIDTCYRVLGVAHNLYKPIETRFKDYIAVPKTNGYQSLHTSLVGPHGIPVEIQIRTHDMDHMADKGVAAHWMYKKSGDTAGHTAQQRARQWMQSLLELQQSAGSSFEFVENVKTELFPEEIYVFTPDGRIIELPMGATAVDFAYAVHTDVGNTCVGARVNRKPYPLSKALDTGQTVEVITSSGAHPNATWLNFIVTGKARLGVRNYLKSQHQEESILLGRRLLDSALGEHKLDDIPTEQIDRVLEENDLNTVLELLVEIGNGNIMSMLVAKRLLQADDEIESLAQKAKAPIIGTEGMLVTYAKCCRPVPGDDITAYVSQGKGLMVHRQECKNIKGWQNERAKYFVVKWEDNPEKEYIAALRVEIINHQGALAKLTNVVASTQANIVEIATEEKESNLYVIDLGVTVKDRIHVANIMRRIRVMPDVQRVTRKR